One window of the Ureibacillus sp. FSL W7-1570 genome contains the following:
- a CDS encoding amino acid ABC transporter permease, translating to MVDYWNRIIWPMLEGAQMTVLLFFIAILISIPLGFLLTLAVRSRFKPLSWLAQLYITVMRGTPLLLQLLLICFGLPMIPVIGEYLVFDRFVAACIGFVLNYAAYFAEIFRGGLLSIDKGQYEAAKVLGLTKWQTTTRVILPQMFRVALPAVANESITLIKDTALLYAVAVPELLHFAQTAVNREFTIVPYFIAGLIYLAMTLVLTVFFKWLERRYKYE from the coding sequence ATGGTTGATTATTGGAACAGGATTATTTGGCCGATGTTGGAAGGAGCTCAAATGACCGTTTTGCTCTTCTTCATCGCCATACTCATATCAATTCCATTGGGCTTTTTGCTCACTCTGGCTGTGCGCAGCCGCTTTAAGCCCCTCTCCTGGCTTGCCCAACTCTATATTACGGTTATGCGCGGCACTCCCCTTCTTTTACAATTGCTGTTAATCTGCTTTGGCCTGCCGATGATTCCGGTGATAGGGGAATATTTAGTCTTTGACCGATTCGTTGCGGCATGTATTGGATTTGTATTAAACTATGCCGCTTATTTTGCAGAAATCTTCCGTGGGGGACTACTATCCATCGATAAAGGACAATATGAAGCGGCGAAAGTGCTCGGCTTGACAAAATGGCAAACGACAACGCGCGTCATTCTGCCCCAAATGTTCCGTGTCGCACTGCCGGCAGTCGCCAATGAATCCATTACGCTCATTAAAGATACGGCTTTGCTTTACGCCGTTGCGGTGCCGGAACTCTTGCACTTTGCCCAAACAGCGGTGAACCGGGAATTCACCATTGTCCCTTACTTTATTGCCGGGCTCATCTACTTGGCGATGACGCTCGTATTGACCGTATTCTTTAAATGGCTGGAACGTCGATATAAATACGAATAG
- a CDS encoding diguanylate cyclase — MKQDISRELFMEIDQLHTITNISENCSDLLGYEQDEMIGSNFYQYTVDFHENLLQFRGIIEIQLRGKKGNVRTFDVFVVPDAIGGAKMSLIDITKYKQIEESEKRFRMILENTDDVVYMYQILPERKFLYVNSAMERETGYSLEDFYHDPDLPFKIVHPEDLHVQLKKITGTTNFSEPFQARYMKKNGQYIWCEDRVIPFYNHKGKLEKIAGFSRDVSDRIALEKKLKELSFYDSLTSLFNRNYYEKQEEKLNTRDDRPIGIIICDLDNLKHINDSLGHTYGDKLLIQMGNLLKNSLQSETVARYGGDEFVILIENTTESNVKTIFTKIRKTIDEYNRTHVNLPIELSMGWAFSPHSIGYMKKTFKEADRMMYAEKYKKKRI, encoded by the coding sequence ATGAAGCAGGATATAAGCAGAGAACTTTTCATGGAGATTGATCAACTTCACACCATCACAAACATTAGTGAAAATTGTTCCGACTTATTAGGGTATGAACAAGATGAAATGATTGGTTCCAACTTTTATCAATATACAGTCGATTTTCATGAAAACCTTCTTCAATTCAGAGGAATAATTGAAATCCAACTGCGTGGGAAAAAGGGAAATGTCCGCACCTTTGATGTATTCGTTGTTCCTGATGCAATTGGAGGGGCTAAAATGTCACTCATTGACATTACGAAATATAAACAGATTGAAGAATCAGAAAAACGGTTTCGAATGATATTGGAAAATACGGATGATGTCGTTTATATGTATCAAATCCTTCCGGAAAGAAAATTTTTATATGTCAACAGTGCCATGGAGCGGGAAACAGGATATTCTTTGGAAGATTTTTACCACGATCCTGACCTTCCATTTAAAATCGTGCACCCTGAAGACCTGCATGTCCAATTAAAAAAAATAACCGGCACCACCAATTTCAGTGAACCGTTTCAAGCAAGATATATGAAAAAAAACGGCCAATATATTTGGTGTGAAGACCGGGTCATCCCTTTTTATAATCATAAGGGGAAGTTGGAAAAGATTGCCGGATTTAGCCGGGATGTTTCCGATCGGATAGCGCTTGAAAAGAAGCTGAAGGAACTCAGTTTTTACGATAGTTTAACCAGTCTCTTTAACCGGAATTATTATGAAAAACAGGAGGAAAAATTAAATACGAGGGATGACAGGCCCATCGGTATTATTATTTGCGATTTGGATAATTTGAAACATATTAATGATTCGCTTGGTCATACATATGGTGATAAATTGTTGATACAAATGGGGAATTTATTGAAAAATTCGCTTCAATCCGAAACCGTTGCCAGATACGGCGGGGACGAGTTTGTCATTTTAATCGAAAATACAACCGAGAGCAATGTGAAAACCATATTTACAAAAATCCGGAAAACCATTGATGAATATAACCGGACCCATGTGAATTTGCCGATTGAATTGTCGATGGGATGGGCGTTTTCACCCCATTCAATTGGTTACATGAAAAAAACTTTCAAAGAAGCCGACAGAATGATGTATGCTGAAAAATATAAAAAGAAAAGGATTTAA
- a CDS encoding amino acid ABC transporter substrate-binding protein, whose translation MKRIFTLLFLMAMTVMVLAACGSASDDEKNGSKEEPADKEKLIIGIDDHFAPMGFRDENNEIVGFDIDMARAAAEKMGVEVEFQPIDWSTKESELSSGRIDLIWNGYTITDERKEKVLFTKPYLENAQVVVTLADSPIKKIDELAGKQVGVQALSSALDALNEHPISKEVKLNEYKDNVLALQDLKNGRVDAVVIDKVVIEYYMTQEPDTFKILDEELAPEQYGVGVKKGNEALLEKLQAALDEMNEDGTAAEISEKWFGEDRVLK comes from the coding sequence ATGAAGCGTATATTCACTTTATTATTCCTAATGGCAATGACAGTAATGGTTTTAGCTGCATGTGGTTCAGCTTCAGATGATGAAAAGAATGGATCAAAAGAAGAACCAGCGGATAAAGAAAAATTGATCATCGGTATTGATGACCATTTTGCACCAATGGGATTCCGTGATGAAAATAATGAAATCGTCGGTTTTGATATCGACATGGCCCGTGCCGCAGCTGAAAAAATGGGTGTGGAAGTGGAATTCCAACCAATCGATTGGTCAACAAAAGAAAGCGAATTATCCAGCGGCCGCATCGACTTGATTTGGAACGGTTACACAATTACTGATGAACGTAAAGAAAAAGTCTTGTTCACAAAACCTTATTTGGAAAACGCTCAAGTGGTTGTAACTTTGGCTGATTCCCCTATCAAGAAAATCGATGAACTTGCCGGCAAACAAGTGGGGGTACAAGCATTATCCTCCGCCTTGGATGCATTAAATGAACATCCAATCAGCAAAGAAGTGAAACTGAACGAATATAAAGACAATGTGCTTGCATTACAAGATTTGAAAAATGGCCGTGTGGATGCGGTTGTAATTGACAAAGTCGTCATTGAATATTACATGACACAAGAACCGGATACATTCAAAATCTTGGATGAAGAACTTGCTCCAGAACAATATGGTGTAGGTGTGAAAAAAGGAAACGAAGCATTGCTTGAAAAATTGCAAGCCGCTTTGGATGAAATGAATGAAGATGGCACTGCCGCTGAAATTTCCGAAAAATGGTTCGGTGAAGATAGAGTATTAAAATAA
- a CDS encoding MFS transporter yields MYTKPYKRVWGMLFLGWVFAYFDRTITGPVVSWMIANDAALIAESSNPYALGGLLGSLFFAGYMLTQFPGGYFGDRYGHRNMVILSILWAGITTFFTGLLEGLFVFVALRILTGLGEGAFYSNDRSLIAQVTPPKKVGLGMGIVMGGLSVGLTLGLVGTIYLIEWAAPFLGTDAWKSPFLILGALTILFGLIMLKGIPNNIDEKSKPGGLIKSVKGLGSYSLLFLAIILTVFIVTNNLGLSEGMMAAIFTVFSILFVVYIYQSKKEVRPVLKNRNLFLLYLSAIPIMWHLWFYSFWSVSIVQEFGGGTLLTAALVASFNAIAGLIGFPLGGLISDRVSHSENGRRNVLLVLTVFFALSVFLFAFYLMSGASNLVVMSLILFISGILFFAVQSIQHAFVSDLAPVEHRGSAFGLWNLIAEFGALLSPVVSGVLRDSTNGWSAPLLLDGTLVAASCVCILFIVQKTGSKEKMEKPRTKEVSMTP; encoded by the coding sequence ATGTATACAAAACCGTATAAGCGAGTATGGGGAATGCTGTTTTTAGGTTGGGTCTTCGCATATTTTGATCGCACGATTACTGGTCCGGTCGTTTCTTGGATGATTGCCAATGATGCCGCTTTGATAGCGGAATCTTCAAATCCGTATGCTCTCGGCGGATTGCTCGGCAGTTTATTTTTTGCAGGGTATATGTTGACCCAATTTCCAGGCGGTTATTTTGGGGATCGATACGGCCACCGGAATATGGTCATCCTGAGTATACTGTGGGCTGGAATTACAACCTTTTTTACTGGCCTTTTAGAAGGATTGTTCGTATTTGTTGCATTGCGCATTTTGACAGGATTAGGTGAAGGGGCGTTTTATTCGAATGACCGTTCACTGATTGCCCAAGTGACTCCTCCAAAAAAGGTGGGGCTTGGCATGGGCATTGTCATGGGCGGCCTATCTGTAGGTTTGACCCTTGGATTGGTTGGAACGATTTATTTAATTGAATGGGCTGCACCGTTTTTGGGAACGGATGCTTGGAAATCACCATTCTTAATTTTAGGGGCCCTTACGATATTGTTTGGATTGATTATGCTGAAAGGGATTCCAAACAATATCGACGAAAAATCGAAACCGGGTGGATTGATAAAGTCGGTCAAAGGATTGGGAAGTTATTCCCTGCTCTTTTTGGCCATTATTTTAACGGTTTTTATTGTGACGAATAATCTGGGATTATCTGAAGGAATGATGGCGGCCATTTTTACGGTATTCTCCATTTTATTTGTCGTCTATATTTATCAGTCCAAGAAAGAAGTGCGTCCTGTACTAAAAAATCGGAATTTGTTTTTACTTTATCTTTCAGCGATTCCCATCATGTGGCATTTATGGTTTTACAGTTTCTGGTCCGTTTCCATCGTACAGGAATTTGGAGGAGGGACGCTCCTTACTGCTGCCCTCGTCGCATCATTTAATGCCATTGCCGGCTTAATCGGTTTCCCATTAGGCGGATTGATTTCGGATAGAGTGTCCCATTCGGAAAATGGGCGCCGCAATGTCTTACTGGTTTTAACTGTATTTTTTGCATTATCCGTTTTCCTGTTCGCTTTTTATTTAATGAGCGGTGCTTCCAATTTGGTCGTTATGTCCCTCATCTTGTTCATTTCAGGCATTTTGTTTTTTGCCGTACAATCGATTCAACATGCTTTTGTCTCCGATTTGGCGCCGGTTGAACATCGCGGATCCGCTTTTGGTTTGTGGAATTTAATTGCGGAATTTGGCGCATTGCTTTCCCCGGTTGTGTCAGGGGTGTTGAGAGATTCTACGAATGGCTGGAGCGCGCCGCTGTTGTTGGACGGCACTTTAGTCGCTGCAAGCTGTGTTTGTATTTTATTCATCGTCCAAAAAACAGGCAGCAAAGAAAAAATGGAAAAGCCGAGGACCAAAGAAGTAAGTATGACCCCATAA
- a CDS encoding amino acid ABC transporter ATP-binding protein has translation MALIEVSNLKKSFGNQEVLKSITFSVDKKEVVAIIGPSGSGKSTLLRSLIHLEEIDDGSICIDGDFLVKNGQYAKLAEIRKITGKMGMVFQHFNLFPHLTVKENLMLAPKLRKTESMAEIEKRCIDLLQKVGLSDKADAYPSNLSGGQKQRVAIARALMLNPQILLFDEPTSALDPELTGEVLKVMKDLAEEHMTMIVVTHEMGFAREVANRVIFMDGGEIIEENEPEQFFLQPQHERTKSFLHKNWK, from the coding sequence ATGGCGTTGATTGAAGTATCAAACTTAAAAAAATCCTTTGGAAATCAGGAAGTGTTAAAATCCATCACATTTTCCGTGGATAAAAAGGAAGTGGTCGCGATCATCGGGCCATCCGGATCAGGAAAAAGCACGTTGTTGCGGAGCTTGATTCATTTGGAAGAAATCGATGACGGAAGTATTTGTATCGACGGAGACTTTTTAGTGAAAAACGGCCAATATGCAAAACTGGCAGAAATCCGAAAAATAACCGGAAAAATGGGCATGGTGTTTCAACATTTTAACTTGTTCCCCCATTTGACGGTGAAAGAAAATCTGATGTTGGCGCCGAAACTTCGAAAAACGGAGTCCATGGCGGAAATCGAAAAACGTTGTATCGACTTGCTGCAGAAAGTTGGTTTATCCGATAAAGCGGATGCCTATCCAAGCAATCTTTCCGGCGGTCAAAAACAGCGTGTTGCCATCGCCCGGGCACTGATGTTAAACCCGCAGATCCTGCTTTTTGATGAGCCGACTTCGGCCCTTGACCCGGAACTGACAGGGGAAGTATTGAAGGTCATGAAAGATTTGGCGGAGGAACATATGACAATGATTGTTGTCACCCATGAGATGGGCTTTGCACGGGAAGTGGCAAATCGCGTCATATTTATGGATGGCGGTGAAATTATCGAAGAAAATGAACCGGAACAATTCTTCCTACAACCTCAACATGAACGCACAAAATCGTTCTTGCATAAAAACTGGAAATAA